One Sulfolobus sp. S-194 DNA segment encodes these proteins:
- a CDS encoding protein kinase yields the protein MIRELIRKFGIVIFSLGVILSLFSIYDLLLLPFSFLFSIVGYLALLLIYRDYKKALVEAFKVPLIIILIFIAVYISIHKFHYFYEIDAGILGTIVYLIFRLRWSICKETNCKIIIKSTKRSRDYLECKNLVRFAECFAKADEEFLFVQTISKMKKSELEKISNADLPAKYYYLLSQFYLDKRAELLMRACKDGYRQACSEWKPTMWRGQEINGYKIVDFISEGGLSYVLKGEKKGVFYAIKIPKINPTSFTTKNIKEMLLDIKNEESVLVQISEKSDNIVRIYAVHFDEPDIYAILRGDILTYIKNPPHIVLEYMSGGSANDYDFTNPRWRKVVYLIIAKIASALEVIHNNGYVHSDVKPHNILFTSTLPKKSEEALKGLLNGRIKVKLSDLGSAVKVGEKAFQLTPEYASIEHVKSTVLGGISPSDDIYSLGATTFKLLTGKVLNSPQMLQVYNDFFSTLNVSLLDSKLYTTRDFTPLRNVEPDVANFIIYMTSPGKRPNVSEVFRFFYSKVF from the coding sequence GTGATTAGGGAGTTAATTAGAAAATTTGGGATAGTAATTTTCTCACTAGGTGTCATACTCTCCCTTTTTTCCATCTATGATCTCTTACTTTTACCGTTTTCCTTTCTCTTCAGCATTGTGGGATACTTAGCTCTCCTTTTAATCTATCGTGACTATAAAAAGGCTTTAGTTGAGGCATTTAAAGTCCCTTTAATTATTATCTTAATCTTCATAGCCGTTTATATTTCAATCCATAAATTTCATTATTTTTATGAAATTGATGCTGGAATTCTGGGAACAATTGTATATCTCATATTCAGATTAAGATGGAGTATTTGTAAAGAGACTAATTGCAAAATCATAATAAAATCTACCAAAAGGTCTCGGGATTACCTAGAATGCAAAAACTTGGTGAGATTTGCTGAATGCTTTGCCAAGGCTGATGAAGAATTTCTTTTCGTGCAAACAATTAGTAAAATGAAAAAGAGTGAACTTGAAAAGATAAGTAATGCAGATTTACCAGCTAAATACTATTATTTGCTTTCTCAGTTTTACCTAGATAAAAGAGCAGAATTATTAATGAGAGCATGTAAAGATGGCTATAGACAAGCTTGCAGTGAATGGAAACCAACAATGTGGAGAGGTCAAGAAATTAATGGCTATAAGATTGTGGATTTTATTTCTGAAGGTGGTTTAAGTTATGTTCTAAAAGGGGAAAAGAAAGGAGTTTTCTACGCTATAAAAATTCCTAAAATAAATCCTACTAGTTTTACTACAAAAAATATTAAAGAAATGTTATTAGATATAAAAAATGAAGAAAGTGTTCTTGTCCAAATTTCTGAGAAATCAGACAATATAGTTAGAATTTACGCTGTACACTTTGATGAACCAGATATTTACGCTATACTTAGGGGGGATATTTTAACGTATATAAAGAATCCTCCACATATAGTCCTCGAATATATGTCTGGTGGGTCTGCAAACGACTACGATTTTACTAACCCTAGGTGGAGAAAAGTAGTATACTTAATAATTGCTAAAATTGCATCTGCATTAGAGGTAATTCATAATAACGGGTATGTGCATTCTGATGTTAAACCTCATAATATCCTTTTCACGTCTACATTACCTAAAAAGTCTGAAGAAGCTTTAAAAGGACTACTTAATGGAAGGATAAAGGTAAAACTAAGTGATTTAGGAAGCGCTGTAAAGGTGGGAGAAAAAGCGTTTCAATTAACTCCAGAATATGCATCAATAGAGCATGTAAAATCAACGGTTTTAGGTGGTATTTCACCATCCGATGATATTTATTCGCTAGGTGCAACAACATTTAAATTACTAACTGGTAAAGTATTAAATTCTCCTCAAATGTTACAAGTATATAATGATTTCTTTTCCACGTTAAATGTTTCTTTATTAGATTCAAAACTTTATACAACGAGAGATTTTACACCACTAAGAAACGTTGAACCAGATGTGGCTAACTTTATCATTTACATGACATCACCTGGAAAAAGACCTAATGTGTCAGAAGTA